GACGAGGTCAAAGGGGAATTTATCAAACCCGGCCGGCACAGGGGTATGTGTGGTGAAGACACACTGGTCTCGTACCCGCTCGATGTTCTCCAGGGCATTCACCGGCAGGGCCGATTGCTCCGCTTCATTTGACAGTAAAGCCATGGTCAGCAGCGCCGAGTGACCCTCATTCATGTGATAGACCATCACATCCGTATACCCCAGGGCACGCAGTATGACCAGACCCCCTATTCCCAGCACCACCTCCTGACACAGCCGGTAATGCTCATCACCGCCATAGAGATGGTCGGTCAGAGTACGGTCGAACTCACTGTTCTCCGGCAGCGCCGTATCCAGGAATAATACGGGTATATCGTCAGCTATGGGGCTCGGCAGTATATAACGCCAGGGCCGTATCCAGACCTGCCGACCTTCAATGGTCACCGTACCGCGAACCGAAAGCGGCTCAAGATAGTCTTCCGGGTTCCATTCCGCCGGGCTTTCCCGCTGGTTGCCATCAGCATCCAGGTGCTGATGAAAGTACCCCTTACGGTGTAATAATGTCACCGCGACCAGCGGTATGCCGATATCGGCAGCAGCCCGCAAGGAATCCCCGGCAAGGATCCCCAGACCACCGCTATAGGTTGGCATGGATGCACTAAGGCCTATTTCCATGGAGAAATAGGCTACTATTGATGCTTGTAGTGGTTGAACAGCCATCTCAAGGACTCCTACCGGGACTCTGGTTTAGAAAGTATGGGTAAAACCATAACCATTAAAGCTTGACCAGAATATCATCCCCGCTTACTTTAACCGCGTGGACGGACAGGGGACGCGGTGAACGGAACAGCTTGCTGACGGATGCCTTGATACCTGTCCAGTCCGTCCACCGGATTATCCGGCCATCCTTCAGGTCAAACTTTGACCGGTGACGGGGACAGGTAACCACGGTACCCTGCAAAGTGCCGAGCGCCAGTCTTGCTCCCATATGCGGGCAGATGTTGTCAGCCGCGTAATACTGCTTCCCTACCCTGGCGAGGAGAATTTCACGGTCGCCAGCTCTCGCTTCAATCATTGCGCCATCCTTGAGCTGCGTGGTCTTGGCTATCGGTATGAAATCGCTGGGTTGCGCCGGACTGCTCATTAATATCTCCTTCTCTGCCCAAAACCTGACTCGTAATTGCCCTTTATCCCGTTCAGGATCCGGGGAAAATCTTGGGCGGTAATCCACCTGTCAATTCAAGACTCATCTCAGATTAAGACATAATAAGACATTAGATGTGGAAAAGTTATAAAATGGGGCAGTGAAAAGTTACATTTTTATTACACAGGCTGCTTATCTGAAGTGAATATTCCCGGTGGGATACGAACAATTTTTAGCATAGGGCATTCCACGCGTACGCTGGAAGAGCTTGTCGATTTACTGAAGTCAAACGGCGTTACCAAGGTGAGCGATATCCGTACAATTCCCCGCTCCCGCCGTAATCCGCAGTTCAACATTGAAACCCTGCCCGGAGACCTGAGGGCGGCGGGGATTGGCTATCAGCATCTGCCGGGACTTGGAGGTCTGCGTCATCCGCAAGCCGACTCACCAAACCAGGGCTGGCGTAATGCCAGTTTTCGGGGATTCGCCGATTATATGCAAACGCAGGAATTCGAGGAAAATCTAGTGGCGCTAATGAAGCTGGCACAGGAGGAAACAGTCGCTCTGATGTGTGCTGAAGCTGTACCCTGGCGTTGCCATCGCTCTTTAATCGCCGATGCCTTGTTCACCAGAGGAACCCAGGTACAGCACATACTGAGCGCGACCAGTATCAGACCTCACCAGGTCACCCCCTGGGCGAGAGTTAACGGAACACAGGTAACCTATCCCGCCTCGCAACTCCTGTGACCGGGGGTTGCTTACGTACCGGGGTTGAGGACACGCCCGATAAAGAGGATGGCGCCGGTCTCAATATCACGAATAAGGAAGATGAAGGGACGGTCTATAGTGACTTCCATGGGAGGGTCTACGGGGGCTGATGTTACTCCCACAATCACGGCGGTAGCCGCCGCCGCCTCGGTACCGGCTTCATCCACGGCGACGAATGCCTTGTGGAGCACGTCTGATATGAGCAGCTCGCGGTTGCCCGTCATCCCGGAAAAATCCGCGTTCTCCGTGAAAGCGACCGGCATACCCATTCCGGCTAGAGTTTCCTTAAGGCTGAATTCCGAGTCAAATTCAAACCGGGGCATCATCAGGTTAACCCGGGCATGTTGCAGGCTTTCCATTATGTCATTGACACGCTGATCGTTCAGGTTTTCTTCAAAGGTCTCGAACTGGCCGGTTTCAGGCAGGATGATGACCATGGAGAGTTCACCGCCATCATAGGGCAACTCTACCGCCTGGAACCTCTGTAAAATCCATGTGCTATCCCCACTATCGTGAAGCAGATGGAACTCTTCGCCTCCAAACATATAGCCGAAGGACTCCGTCTGTCTCATCATCGGAACAGTGACCTGTGTGCCATCGAGCAGGTGGAACTGCCCGTCCGCTGTCGCGTCCTCACTAAAGGGGTATTGCCAGGCAGCATTGAAATAGATAGCATTGGTCAGCACCAGTCGTGTCAGTTCGTCAATCGCGCCCTGCGGAATGAGGTCTTCAATACGACCCTCCGTCTCATCGCTGACCCAGTCATTGATGGTGACCCGTGACTTTTCCGTCTCGTTTATGAAATCAACGATTCTCAGACCGGCCCCGTAGTTCTCCGCCAGGACATCGAGGAACGCGGGAAGGAAAGTGTAATCCTCTTGCCCCCAGATGGCGTTGACAATGTTCAGCCTGAATCCCTCGCCGTCCTTGCCGCTGGCTCCCTGTCCCCGTTTACCGAGCTCGATATCCAGGCTGTTGAGAGCCGGATGAAGCCGGTCCTGGGGGAGGATGAAGTGAAGGGTATCCGCCATCTGCTCCGCGGTCTCGCCGCGAGCTCCGGCGTATGTCATCGCCAGTGCCAGTGAAATGCTGTGGGGGGAGTAGAAAAGATTCCCCTCTTTTTCCCTGAGCGCCTGGTACAGCTCAAAGGCAAAAGCGCTGTTCCCTTCAACCAGCAACACCTCATCAGCCGGACTGACATCCGGTGAAGTCACCCGCGGCTTGTCTGACATCACCAGGCCGGCAGCTACCGGCTGGGCGCAGGCTACTACCGGCAACACCAGTAATACGGATAATGCGGAGACTAATCTCTTCTTCATCTTCATTCCCTCCACTTCCAGTAGATATTTTCTATTTTACAATAGACACGACAAATAGTATAACGCGCAGAACCGTTTTTGGTTAGGGGGCTAAAATCGGCGAGTTTTGCCGGGCTGTCCGGTGCCGGAGACAGGCCGATACTCCGGCGCAACAATCCGTTCATTTCCCGGAAATGAAGACTCTTGACCAGTCAGATAAATATTGGAGGCTAGCAGGATATGAGATTGCCTGCCGTTACGGCTCAGCGCCTGAGGAATTGAATCAGGGCGTCTATCTGCTCCGGGCTGAGGCGACCCTCAAATCCAGTCATTGCCGTGCCCGGGCTACCTTTTGTTATGATATCCCTGATTTCCGCGTCACTCTGATCTGCCAGGCTGTCCGGCGTCAGAGACGGCGCGATATCGGGAGTCCCTTGCCGGTTTGTCCCGTGGCAGGCGGCGCAGTTGGTGCTATACAATAGCTGGGCATCAATCCCTGCAGGAAAAGTGGGGAGTGATGGTGTTGTGGGTGAAGTCGGCGCGGGTTCTGCCCCTCCGCAGGCAGCGAACGCCAGCGCCGCTATGGTAATGATAGAGAGAACTGCCAGATTCCGCATTAAAGCCTCCTTGGTATCTAAAGTAGTATTTAAGATAGCACATCCGCTAACATGAACACAAACAGACCCAGAAGGTACAGACCGGATAATTTATAATTGCGCCAGGCCCGTTCTTTACCGGGTTGCCTCCAGAGCCATAAGCCTGAAGCCAGGAAAAGCGTGCTCAGGAACAGGGCACCAGTCAGATAGGTCAATCCCAGCGGGCTGAGAAAATAAAGCAGCGGTACGGTTATCATCAGCAGTGCACTGTGCAGCACGATATAACCCGCTGTTTTCCTCGCCCCGAGGACATTGGGCAACATCGGTATGCTTGCTTTCCGGTAGCTTTCCTGATGAACCAGGGCGAAGCTCCAGAAGTGACCCGGCGTCCACAGGAATACAATCAAAGCTATCAGGAAGGGTGCGGGGGACAGCTCATGGGTAATGGCAAACCACCCCGCCAGAACCACGCAGCTACCGGATAACCCCCCGATGATTATATTGAGGGAGGTGCGCCTTTTCAGCCACATGGTATAGAGCACTACGTAGATTAGCGCCCCGGAGCCTAGAGAAAGAACCACCAGGGAACCCAACTGGAAGGCAACCACCAGGGAAACAACCAGAAGCACCAGTCCAAGAACGAGAGCGGCGGTGGCGCTGACCTTATTCCGGGGTATGGGACGGTTCCTGGTACGCGGCATAACCGCATCGATGTCCCGGTCCAGGTAGTTATTGAGGACTGACGCTCCGGCGCAGGCCATACCGCCCACGAGGGCGAGTAAGGCTAACCTGGCCGGAGAGAAATCACCGGCCCCGGCAATCAGTGCCGCCACTATAGCCACTATTACCAACAGGGCTACAATCCTCAGCTTCAAAAGAGAGAGATAAGGCAAAGACCAGCTAATGGCTTTCATTCTCGCAATCCGTTCCTGTACCCTTCGACTGTAAGAGACACGACCGTTTACCGCACCGGCCACGCTTCACTGAGTAAGACCCAGTTGGCAAAGTACAGACCAACAAAAACCAGGAAGAAAATCGCTATCAGTACCAGCGTTCCCGGCGCC
This region of Dehalococcoidales bacterium genomic DNA includes:
- the glgP gene encoding alpha-glucan family phosphorylase; this translates as MAVQPLQASIVAYFSMEIGLSASMPTYSGGLGILAGDSLRAAADIGIPLVAVTLLHRKGYFHQHLDADGNQRESPAEWNPEDYLEPLSVRGTVTIEGRQVWIRPWRYILPSPIADDIPVLFLDTALPENSEFDRTLTDHLYGGDEHYRLCQEVVLGIGGLVILRALGYTDVMVYHMNEGHSALLTMALLSNEAEQSALPVNALENIERVRDQCVFTTHTPVPAGFDKFPFDLV
- a CDS encoding Rieske 2Fe-2S domain-containing protein, with product MSSPAQPSDFIPIAKTTQLKDGAMIEARAGDREILLARVGKQYYAADNICPHMGARLALGTLQGTVVTCPRHRSKFDLKDGRIIRWTDWTGIKASVSKLFRSPRPLSVHAVKVSGDDILVKL
- a CDS encoding DUF488 domain-containing protein, whose amino-acid sequence is MNIPGGIRTIFSIGHSTRTLEELVDLLKSNGVTKVSDIRTIPRSRRNPQFNIETLPGDLRAAGIGYQHLPGLGGLRHPQADSPNQGWRNASFRGFADYMQTQEFEENLVALMKLAQEETVALMCAEAVPWRCHRSLIADALFTRGTQVQHILSATSIRPHQVTPWARVNGTQVTYPASQLL
- a CDS encoding serpin family protein, which translates into the protein MKKRLVSALSVLLVLPVVACAQPVAAGLVMSDKPRVTSPDVSPADEVLLVEGNSAFAFELYQALREKEGNLFYSPHSISLALAMTYAGARGETAEQMADTLHFILPQDRLHPALNSLDIELGKRGQGASGKDGEGFRLNIVNAIWGQEDYTFLPAFLDVLAENYGAGLRIVDFINETEKSRVTINDWVSDETEGRIEDLIPQGAIDELTRLVLTNAIYFNAAWQYPFSEDATADGQFHLLDGTQVTVPMMRQTESFGYMFGGEEFHLLHDSGDSTWILQRFQAVELPYDGGELSMVIILPETGQFETFEENLNDQRVNDIMESLQHARVNLMMPRFEFDSEFSLKETLAGMGMPVAFTENADFSGMTGNRELLISDVLHKAFVAVDEAGTEAAAATAVIVGVTSAPVDPPMEVTIDRPFIFLIRDIETGAILFIGRVLNPGT
- a CDS encoding cytochrome c, whose translation is MRNLAVLSIITIAALAFAACGGAEPAPTSPTTPSLPTFPAGIDAQLLYSTNCAACHGTNRQGTPDIAPSLTPDSLADQSDAEIRDIITKGSPGTAMTGFEGRLSPEQIDALIQFLRR
- the cyoE gene encoding heme o synthase, giving the protein MKAISWSLPYLSLLKLRIVALLVIVAIVAALIAGAGDFSPARLALLALVGGMACAGASVLNNYLDRDIDAVMPRTRNRPIPRNKVSATAALVLGLVLLVVSLVVAFQLGSLVVLSLGSGALIYVVLYTMWLKRRTSLNIIIGGLSGSCVVLAGWFAITHELSPAPFLIALIVFLWTPGHFWSFALVHQESYRKASIPMLPNVLGARKTAGYIVLHSALLMITVPLLYFLSPLGLTYLTGALFLSTLFLASGLWLWRQPGKERAWRNYKLSGLYLLGLFVFMLADVLS